The genomic region AATACTGTACATTGGCTCAAAACCGGTAAAATATTCCACCCGGCAATCAACTCAACCGCAGTGGATTGCAGCGCATAACCGGCTACATTGAGAACGTATGCTTCATCATTTTTTATAAAATATCCTGTTCCTTCCTGCCATTCGACAATTTCGTTGATGTTTAACTCAGGGCAATAAACAGATGTTCCATCACTCAGGTAAATGACGCTGGAAATGGCATCACCAAAAATATCATTCAATAAAGGCCATTTGGGATTTAAAGGGAGCGATATGCCCGACCACCCGGTTGGCATGGACAATTGTTGGGTCAAAACATCGATACCAGTCAAACCTGCCAGCGCCGATATTCCGCCGGAGGTGAACAACCCGTCATGTTGTGGCCATATTTCAAGATAAATTGCTTCAGCATCGTATTCCTTATTTTCAGCCGGCATAAAAAGTTTCCACAAAATCGTCTCACCTTCATTAAAACCATCTTTTTCAGGAGTAAGTTGATCGTCTCCAAAAGCCACTATCGCAATGTTCCCGGTTGCATTCCACTGAACATTACCGGCGCATTTTTCCTGATATCCATCTGTATAAAAAACACCGATAAAAGTTCCCGTCATAAGAGGTTGATTGTTGAATGCCGGGTTGGCATCCAGGGGAATGGTGATAATATGGGAAATCATGGTTTGCACATAGTTCCACGATTCAGGAAGGGTAAAATTAGCCATGCTCCGGTGAAACCCAAGACTGTCGAAAGTGTTCACGGGGAGTGTGTCCCACTGCAACGTCACATCAAACAACGGCGGATTTTGCCGCACCCCATTGATAGCCTCAAACTTTCTGACCATCGTATGATTTGTCGTCCAGGCAGTTGCGCCACAAAGTGAAGTGAAAGCGCCTGCTGCACACAACGAATCATCTGTCCATCCAGTACCGGGATTCTCTCCGATTTTCCCGATCAGATCAACCATTTCGCCAGTTCGCCGAACCAACGCCACGGCATCATTTCCATTAAAATACATAGTCGGGTTGATGTTTTGATCCGGGCAAAGGAAGGTGTCGGCGACAGCCTGCAATGCCGGGTCCGCCTGGATGTTGCTCCCTGTGCCGGAAGGGTCTCTTTTGTCAACCACTGCGACAAAGGTTTGTCCCGGTTGTAACATTCCGGCAAGTCCCACTGTGTCTGCGTTTAAAGATCCATTTACATATCTTGCGATCATATAATCCGAGAGGTCTACAGATGAAAAGGTTGGGTTGAAAATCTCCAATGCCTTGTTATTGCCGGTTCCTTCCACATATTCGGAAAAGAAAAGATCGGGGAGAAAAGCCGGTTGTGGAGTCCTGGCAACAATGTCCATCATTACCGGCAGATGATCCGATAGATTGTACAAAGCGTTGATCATGTCTGATGGCAGGCTTGCATTTGGAGGATTGACCAATGACCCCTGGAAACGCAGACCGTCCTGCCCGGCAATGGTATAGCTGCTTTCGGTATAATTTACCGGATAGCTTGTAGAAGTCAAGTAAGGATTGCACAAAATAAAGTCAAAACGATCGTCCATCCCCCCGCTTGCGCCACAACCCGGCTGAATGCGGGTAGATTGTGTATGAACAGAAGCAAATGCGGGATTCTGGCTCCAGGTACCGACCATGTTGATTGGATCGGAAAAGCGAAAATCACCAGATCCGCTGGTTAAAAAGTTCCAGGCCGCTTCATCGTTCGAATATAAATTCAGATCTCCCATAAAGAGAAAAGGATCGGTGATTTGATTTACCGTCAGGTAATTGATCACTGCCTCCGCCGCTGCAGCCCGCTGTGCCTGGTCACTGGAGGTTGTCCCTGCCTTGAAATGGGCAACAGCGCAATAAATAAATGTTGTGTCGGCGCCTTGTGCAAGATACGGACTTTTGTGGTAAAGCTTATAAACGTTGATGTCCCGCGGCAATGTAGCCAGCGCGTCCTGACTTGCCATCCCAACCTTACCGGAGTTAAAATAGAGCAAATTAATGATCTCTGATCCTGCAAAATTGGTGGGCAGTGCTTGCTGGTAGTAATTGCGGCCTGAAGTGTTCATTACAGCGTTCAGAATCAGGTTGTGATAAAACGGATCAGGACTTAACTCGTTCACTGTTAATATATCCGGCAGATAATAATCAATCACCGATTTCATCCACGCTGCCTTGGCCTCCGGGTTGTTATTGGTCAGCGTACAAAAGTCAGTGAAATTCCCGAAATTCAGCAGGTTATGGTGCATCACACGCAGAGTGTCCTGTCCGTTTAGAATGAGCGTCCCAAATAAAAAAATTGTAGTGATCAGCCTTTTCATATCAAATCATCTTTCGTAGTCAAGACCACGAAGATAGTTGAAATGGATGGAACTTGTCCTGTTAAAAAATTTTTGCGGTAAAAACTCCAAACTAATTGTTCCATTTTTCCAATGTATTTTAATTAGAAACCAAATAATTGATAATTTTGACCATCGGTCGTGGGTCATCATTTTAGCGGTTTAATTATGCGATCTGTTTACTTTCTGATTGGTTTATTTTTTTCTGCTTTCCCATTATTGGGTCAGGAGCTTCGCCAGATGAGGCTTTTAGGTGATGCCAAAAAATCGGATACCGAGATCGTAGCCCGTCGCGACCTCAATGGTAACCTTGCTGCAGCCATCATGGTGATCTCCGACATGGATGGTTTCAGCTACGATGCTTACGACGGCGTGGTGGGTGAAGTGGATACCCGTCCGGGGATGGACATCGTTTATCTGCATACCAATGAGCGGGTGCTTGAGGTTTACAAGAGCGGATACCAGCCATTAAGGATAATCCTAGCCGACTATGGCATCAAACTAAAACCACAGGAAGTCTGGCAAATTAAAGTGACCGGCGATCCAATTCCGCCGCTCACCATACCGGTAACCATCAGGATAATACCAACTGCCACCCTGACCATTGACGGACAGCCTGCTCCAGCCAAAGGACCTTATCCTCTTATTGCAGGAGAACATCAGATCGTGATCGAAATGGAAGGTTATCTTACTGTAGAAGATACCATCACCGTGAGTGATAGTCAGGTTTTCTTCGAGTATATACTGGAACGCAGCACCGATGCCGAATTGCAGATTGAAACGTTGCCTTCCGGCGCCTCCGTTTACCTGGATGGTTCCCTGATTGGAATAAGCCCGGTGTCGCTGATCTATCCTGTTGGTAATTATAATTTACATATTGTGAAAGAAGGTTATACAATCATCGAAAATGAAACGATTGAAGTAACCAGTCCAAAGACCCAAAAGCTTTACAAATTGGAACAATACCTTTATACAGAAAACAACAATTCAACTCAAGCTTCTTCAAACAAAAAGGGGAAATCAGTCACTGAAAAGCAACCTTCCAGGTTTTCAATTGGTGGTCAGGCTGCTTATTGTATGCTTTTTGCCGATGAACTATACACCAATACGGGAACAGCTTACAGCGGGTTGAGCGGCTCGGGCGCCTCCTATTCAGTGTTTGTTTCTTATGGACGGCTGTTAATAGATGGTAGTTGGATAAGTCGCTCATTAGAAAATGAGGAGGATGATGGACCCGATTATGTTGTTTTTGATCTTAACACCTTTTCGATGTCGCTGAACCTTTTAATTTCGAATCAAAGGGCCATGGATTCCGGTTGGGGACTATTCCTGGGATTTGGCGCTGCAACTCTTGCATCCACCTATGAGATCAACTACTTATCTTCCGGGAGTTTACCCGATGAAACCGTATATTTTCCAAAATTACTAATCACCGGATCCATCAGCAGGAACTTTAAACTCTACGGGTCCTACTCTTACTACGCAGCAGAATCACCTTTTCACGAATTACAGGTTGGGGCAATGCTGGGGTTATAAACTTACCTGAAACTGAAAGGTATGCATGTAAAATTGTGGTTTTTATTGCCGAAGAATTCTGCAGCATCATATGGCCGGAGCAGCGCCTCGCATGATCTCCCTAAAAAAACCCAATAATGAGGTGCAGTTTGTTTTACCAGCAATAATCCCGTCAATTACTTTACTTTTGCAGGCATGTTGTACATCGTTATCTTTTTCGACTAATCAAATCTTTGACCTTATGAAATGCAGTGTTTATTTTTCTAAAGTCCTGGTTTTAATTGCTTTTCTGCTATTGATGGGCAATATCGTTATTGCTCAGCAGAAATCTTATGATCAAAAAATTGCCGAACTTGAACAATACTATACGAAAGCGCTTACCGACTGGGAGGTGCCCGGTATGGCCATTGCTATCGTTAAGGATGGCGACATCATTTTTGCCAAAGGATTCGGTGTAAAAAATATAAACACCGGGGAGCCGGTTGACAGTGAAACCCTGTTTCCTGTGGCCTCCAACACCAAAGCCATGACCGCTGCTGCTCTCGCCATCCTTGTTGACCGCGGCTTGATCACCTGGAATGATAAAGTGGTGGATCACATTCCATACTTCCAGCTCTACGATCCTTATGTCACCGCCAACATGACCATCCGCGACCTGCTCACCCATCGCTCGGGGCTGGAGACATTCAGTGGCGACCTGCTGTGGTATGGCGCCAACTATTCACGTGAAGAGGTCATTCGCAGGGCAAGGCATCTCAAGCCGGCTTTCGGTTTCAGGGAGCGATTCGGGTACTCCAACATCATGTTTATGACTGCCGGTGAGATTGTGCCTGCAGTGACCGGGGATAGCTGGGAAGAGTTCATCATGACAGAACTCATACAACCACTCGGGATGAAAAGAACCGTCCTTTCGACCAACGACCTGGTCACCATGACCAACGTGGCTACCCCACACACCGATTTCAACGAAAAGGTGATTGCCATTGAATACCTGAACTGGGACAATATGGGGCCGGCAGGCTCGGTGATCTCAAGCGCGAACGACATGTCGAAGTGGCTGTTGCTCCAGCTCAATCGTGGCGTGTGGAACGACGACACCCTCTTTACCCCTGCCCGAAGCCGGGAAATGTGGTCGTCACAAACCGTAATGAATATCTCCTCTTTTGCTGAAGTTCAATGGCCTTCAACCACTTTCAAATCCTACGGACTGGGTTGGGCGTTGAACAATTATCTTGGCAAAAAAATAGTGAGTCACAACGGCGGATATGATGGGATGATCTCTCAAACCTGCATGGTTCCGGATGAAAACCTTGGTTTTGTTATACTTACCAATAAAAATTCGAGCCTCTACTTCCCGTTGATGTACAAGACACTTGATGTATTCCTTGGGGGTGAAGACAACGATTGGAGCGCCATGATACTCGAACGGGTAAACAACAGCAAAAAGAGAGCAGAAGAGCAAAAGGCAAAACTTGCTGAAGAGCGTGTTAAAGAATCCGCTCCATCGCTGCCACTTGAAGATTATACCGGCAGCTACAGCGGAGAATTGTATGGAAATGCTGTTGTTGATCTCAACGGTCAAATACTGACTGTACAGTTTGAACCATCACCCATGTTTCTTGGTACACTGAAACACTGGCATTTCGACACCTTCGAGATCACTTTCGAAAATTTCCCGTCACTTCCATCAGGCTTTTGCACCTTTATCCTCGGTCATGACGGAAAAGTAGCTGAATTGAAAATCGATGTTCCCAATCCCGATTTTGATTTTACCGAACTTGAATTCAAGAAGATAGAGAAATAAATTCCCAACAGCTCGGCAATTTTCCATTCGTCATTGAATGTTGTGGAATGAATAACAACATATTGTTTTACAAAACTTTATAGATCCAGCGTATGAATCTTACCCTTGCAATCAATTACATTGTTGCTTAGTGCCTTTGAGTCTTAAACCATTCGTTTAGCTATTCTTAATGAACTGAAATCAAACAAAATACGAATCATTTGGCAAAGATGATAAAAACCATTACCACAAAATACCTTTTCCTGGCTTATTTCGTCGTAATCCTGCTGCTGGTTGTACTTCCACTGAACACCACTGAATCCCTGAACACGATTACTATCCTTCAGTTCCGCGGAGATTATTTCCTCCATGCTATAGCGTTTTCGGGTTGGGCACTTTTCGGGCAACTGATGAATAGAAAACTGGTCGTCTGGCTTATACTCGGGATAGCATTTGCCACACTCACCGAAGGGTTGCAGTATCTTCTACCCTACCGTGCCTTTAATATCAATGATCTCATTGCCAATACCATTGGTATTATTTCCGGCTTTGTAGTCTTTATCCCTGTTACAAGGTGGGTGTTAAAACGTAAAGCCAAAAAGTAATCATAAATGCTGATTTGCAAAACGATCAGAAAAAGATAGCGGTGAGTATATTATTCCTAAAATCGTGAATAATTTCCCCTCAACATCCCTGACACATTCTCTCCACAATCAATTTAGCTGTCAGTGCAGAAGCCCCCTTGAACCCCAATTTTTCGCGTAATAGCATGTAATCAGACCTGATCCTTGAGCGGGCGGGTTCACCGAGTATTTCAATTAATTCCTTTTTGATCATACCAGGGTTCATTTGGTCCTGGATAAGTTCTGTTACCACCTGCTTGTCCATGATCAGGTTGACAAGGGAGATATATTTGATATTCACTATCCTTTTGGCAATCTGAAAGGAGATCCAGTTTCCTTTATAACAAACCACCTGAGGAACGTCCATCAGCGCAGTTTCGAGGGTGGCTGTGCCCGAAGTGACAAGGGCTGCAGCAGCATTGTGCAACAAATCATGGGTTTGATTAAAAATGATCCTTACTGAATGATCGGTAATGAACGCTTTGTAAAAGTCTTCCAAAATGGCAGATGCTCCCGCAACAACGAATTGGTAGTCAGGGAAATCATTTTTTACCGAAAGCATAACGGGAAGCATAGTCGAAATTTCCTGTTCACGACTGCCCGGCAGCAGGGCGATGATTGGCCTTTTGTCGAGCAGATGATGATTTCTGAAGGTTCCGGGATCTGTAAGGTTGTTCTTTTCATTTTCGATGGCATCGAGCAAAGGATGTCCGACAAAGTCAACATCCACGCCATGCCTGGCATAAAAATCCTTCTCGAAGGGTAAAATAACAAACAATCTTTCGACAAATTTGCGGATTTTCCTTACCCGCGATTTCTTCCATGCCCAAACCTGTGGTGAAATATAGTAAAAGACCCTGATTCCGTGTTTGTGGGCAAATTCAGCAATCCTCAGGTTAAAACCGGGGTAATCTATGAGAATGATTGCATCAGGCCGGTAGGTGAGAATATCATTTTTACAGAACCGGAAATTATAAAGTATGGTGCTGAGGTTGGCCAGTACTTCATAAAAACCCATAAAAGCCAATTCTCTGTGGTGCTTCACGAGTTCCCCCCCCTCGTTTCTCATCCTGTCGCCACCCCACACCCTGAAAAGGGCTGTAGGATTCAATTTGGTAATTTCCCTCATCAGGTTTGCAGCATGAAGGTCGCCCGAAGCCTCACCGGCAATGATGTAGTACTTCATTTGCTTAATTGTAAAAAATGAAAAATACCAAAACCAGTAAAAATGTCACAACCAGGATGGCAATACCGGATTTTTCCTGTTTTACACCAACCAGGTAATATCGCAGCCAGAGTAAATTGCCGGCAAGGGAAAGTAACATCAATTTGTGCCCTGGCTGC from Bacteroidales bacterium harbors:
- a CDS encoding VanZ family protein, whose product is MAKMIKTITTKYLFLAYFVVILLLVVLPLNTTESLNTITILQFRGDYFLHAIAFSGWALFGQLMNRKLVVWLILGIAFATLTEGLQYLLPYRAFNINDLIANTIGIISGFVVFIPVTRWVLKRKAKK
- a CDS encoding PEGA domain-containing protein, producing MRSVYFLIGLFFSAFPLLGQELRQMRLLGDAKKSDTEIVARRDLNGNLAAAIMVISDMDGFSYDAYDGVVGEVDTRPGMDIVYLHTNERVLEVYKSGYQPLRIILADYGIKLKPQEVWQIKVTGDPIPPLTIPVTIRIIPTATLTIDGQPAPAKGPYPLIAGEHQIVIEMEGYLTVEDTITVSDSQVFFEYILERSTDAELQIETLPSGASVYLDGSLIGISPVSLIYPVGNYNLHIVKEGYTIIENETIEVTSPKTQKLYKLEQYLYTENNNSTQASSNKKGKSVTEKQPSRFSIGGQAAYCMLFADELYTNTGTAYSGLSGSGASYSVFVSYGRLLIDGSWISRSLENEEDDGPDYVVFDLNTFSMSLNLLISNQRAMDSGWGLFLGFGAATLASTYEINYLSSGSLPDETVYFPKLLITGSISRNFKLYGSYSYYAAESPFHELQVGAMLGL
- a CDS encoding lamin tail domain-containing protein; the encoded protein is MKRLITTIFLFGTLILNGQDTLRVMHHNLLNFGNFTDFCTLTNNNPEAKAAWMKSVIDYYLPDILTVNELSPDPFYHNLILNAVMNTSGRNYYQQALPTNFAGSEIINLLYFNSGKVGMASQDALATLPRDINVYKLYHKSPYLAQGADTTFIYCAVAHFKAGTTSSDQAQRAAAAEAVINYLTVNQITDPFLFMGDLNLYSNDEAAWNFLTSGSGDFRFSDPINMVGTWSQNPAFASVHTQSTRIQPGCGASGGMDDRFDFILCNPYLTSTSYPVNYTESSYTIAGQDGLRFQGSLVNPPNASLPSDMINALYNLSDHLPVMMDIVARTPQPAFLPDLFFSEYVEGTGNNKALEIFNPTFSSVDLSDYMIARYVNGSLNADTVGLAGMLQPGQTFVAVVDKRDPSGTGSNIQADPALQAVADTFLCPDQNINPTMYFNGNDAVALVRRTGEMVDLIGKIGENPGTGWTDDSLCAAGAFTSLCGATAWTTNHTMVRKFEAINGVRQNPPLFDVTLQWDTLPVNTFDSLGFHRSMANFTLPESWNYVQTMISHIITIPLDANPAFNNQPLMTGTFIGVFYTDGYQEKCAGNVQWNATGNIAIVAFGDDQLTPEKDGFNEGETILWKLFMPAENKEYDAEAIYLEIWPQHDGLFTSGGISALAGLTGIDVLTQQLSMPTGWSGISLPLNPKWPLLNDIFGDAISSVIYLSDGTSVYCPELNINEIVEWQEGTGYFIKNDEAYVLNVAGYALQSTAVELIAGWNILPVLSQCTVLTAEINTALNGKLEQIKEIAGIKVFWPENGIATLTEIQPGKAYFIKVNENTLFTFEECE
- the lpxB gene encoding lipid-A-disaccharide synthase, producing MKYYIIAGEASGDLHAANLMREITKLNPTALFRVWGGDRMRNEGGELVKHHRELAFMGFYEVLANLSTILYNFRFCKNDILTYRPDAIILIDYPGFNLRIAEFAHKHGIRVFYYISPQVWAWKKSRVRKIRKFVERLFVILPFEKDFYARHGVDVDFVGHPLLDAIENEKNNLTDPGTFRNHHLLDKRPIIALLPGSREQEISTMLPVMLSVKNDFPDYQFVVAGASAILEDFYKAFITDHSVRIIFNQTHDLLHNAAAALVTSGTATLETALMDVPQVVCYKGNWISFQIAKRIVNIKYISLVNLIMDKQVVTELIQDQMNPGMIKKELIEILGEPARSRIRSDYMLLREKLGFKGASALTAKLIVERMCQGC
- a CDS encoding serine hydrolase, with protein sequence MKCSVYFSKVLVLIAFLLLMGNIVIAQQKSYDQKIAELEQYYTKALTDWEVPGMAIAIVKDGDIIFAKGFGVKNINTGEPVDSETLFPVASNTKAMTAAALAILVDRGLITWNDKVVDHIPYFQLYDPYVTANMTIRDLLTHRSGLETFSGDLLWYGANYSREEVIRRARHLKPAFGFRERFGYSNIMFMTAGEIVPAVTGDSWEEFIMTELIQPLGMKRTVLSTNDLVTMTNVATPHTDFNEKVIAIEYLNWDNMGPAGSVISSANDMSKWLLLQLNRGVWNDDTLFTPARSREMWSSQTVMNISSFAEVQWPSTTFKSYGLGWALNNYLGKKIVSHNGGYDGMISQTCMVPDENLGFVILTNKNSSLYFPLMYKTLDVFLGGEDNDWSAMILERVNNSKKRAEEQKAKLAEERVKESAPSLPLEDYTGSYSGELYGNAVVDLNGQILTVQFEPSPMFLGTLKHWHFDTFEITFENFPSLPSGFCTFILGHDGKVAELKIDVPNPDFDFTELEFKKIEK